The Ooceraea biroi isolate clonal line C1 chromosome 11, Obir_v5.4, whole genome shotgun sequence genome includes a region encoding these proteins:
- the LOC105277575 gene encoding histone-arginine methyltransferase CARMER isoform X2 has translation MAKTFRTVAVSTLSNNGQSTPKYNKPVTLNINYDPQGLSVELVSDVSSREKTTLLEFPVTPSTECSRVSSRSYVFTLDTDSLLITFANETDFRNFHSHIVKLKMGKGVSAFNERTEESSAMQYFQFYGYLSQQQNMMQDYIRTSTYQRAILGNLSDFKDKVVLDVGAGSGILSFFAIQAGAKKVYAVEASNMANHAELLVAANNLSDKIIVIAGKIEEIDLPERVDCIVSEPMGYMLYNERMLETYLHAKKWLVQGGRMFPSRGDLHIAPFSDENLYMEQFNKANFWYQTCFHGVDLSAMRNNAIKEYFRQPIVDTFDIRICMAKSVRHIVDFQTADETDLHKIEIDVDFHILESGTCHGLAFWFDVAFIGSTQQVWLSTAPTEPLTHWYQVRCLLENPLFCKSGQLLSGKVILIANKRQSYDVTIDLKLEGTNMESSSNTLDLKNPYFRYTGAAAQPPPGLNNTSPSESYWTTLDAQGARQAVNMVNGMSVNGLGEVSMDASATVNPNNLLAIGGQPNIHPGSISSTGRGRVGGTATSTQAAQLIGGGITPNMFTSPATQSLVLGNTSHYPVNPSLMIGDYVTPGNGISPQAYRQ, from the exons ATGGCGAAGACGTTTCGCACGGTAGCGGTCTCGACTCTGTCAAACAATGGACAGTCCACGCCGAAGTACAACAAACCGGTCACGCTCAATATCAATTACGACCCGCAGGGCCTCAGCGTCGAACTGGTCTCAG ATGTTAGCAGCAGAGAGAAAACAACTTTGCTGGAATTTCCAGTGACTCCCAGTACTGAATGTTCTCGTGTATCATCTCGAAGTTACGTTTTTACACTTGATACAGATAGTTTACTCATTACATTTGCTAATGAAACAG ATTTTCGCAACTTTCACTCGCACATAGTAAAGCTCAAGATGGGAAAAGGCGTATCCGCATTTAATGAACGAACGGAGGAATCTTCGGCGATGCAGTATTTCCAGTTTTACGGCTATCTGTCGCAACAGCAGAACATGATGCAGGATTACATTAGGACTAGCACGTATCAACGAGCGATTCTCGGCAACCTGTCTGATTTTAAGGATAAGGTTGTGCTGGACGTGGGCGCTGGCTCTGGTATCTTATCGTTCTTTGCCATACAAGCTGGCGCGAAGAAAGTGTACGCGGTGGAAGCAAGCAATATGGCAAACCACGCCGAGCTTCTAGTTGCAGCTAATAATTTATCGGATAAAATAATAGTCATAGCTGGCAAAATAGAGGAGATTGACTTGCCTGAGCGCGTGGACTGTATAGTGAGCGAGCCTATGGGATACATGTTATACAATGAGAGAATGCTCGAGACTTATTTGCACGCGAAGAAGTGGCTAGTTCAAG GCGGAAGAATGTTTCCCTCCAGAGGTGATCTGCACATCGCGCCATTCTCTGACGAAAATCTTTACATGGAGCAGTTCAATAAGGCTAATTTTTGGTATCAGACATGTTTCCACGGGGTAGATCTCTCCGCCATGAGAAACAATGCCATTAAGGAGTACTTCAGGCAGCCGATCGTCGATACTTTTGATATTAGAATATGTATGGCGAAGTCCGTGAGGCACATAGTAGACTTCCAAACAGCTGATGAGActgatttacataaaatag AAATAGATGTCGATTTCCATATACTGGAGAGTGGTACATGCCACGGTCTAGCTTTTTGGTTCGATGTAGCGTTTATCGGATCAACGCAACAAGTTTGGTTGAGTACAGCTCCTACCGAACCTCTCACGCACTGGTATCAAGTACGCTGCCTCCTGGAGAATCCACTGTTTTGCAAGAGTGGACAGCTGCTCTCTGGGAAAGTTATTCTTATAGCAAATAAAAG ACAATCCTACGACGTAACAATAGACCTGAAGCTCGAAGGAACGAACATGGAAAGCAGTAGCAATACCTTGGATTTGAAGAATCCGTACTTCCGGTACACAGGCGCCGCGGCACAACCGCCACCTGGCTTAAACAACACCTCGCCCAGCGAGTCGTACTGGACGACTCTGGACGCGCAGGGTGCACGACAAGCGGTGAACATGGTGAACGGAATGTCGGTTAACGGTCTCGGCGAGGTCTCGATGGATGCAAGCGCGACCGTAAATCCGAATAATTTGCTGGCAATAG GGGGACAACCGAACATTCATCCAGGTTCTATCTCGAGTACGGGACGAGGTCGTGTTGGAGGTACGGCCACTAGCACACAAGCAGCACAACTAATAGGCGGTGGAATAACTCCGAATATGTTCACTTCACCCGCTACT CAATCGCTGGTCCTCGGCAACACTTCTCATTATCCAGTGAATCCCAGCCTGATGATCGGTGACTACGTGACTCCTGGGAACGGCATATCGCCGCAGGCGTATCGGCAATGA
- the LOC105277591 gene encoding P protein isoform X1 codes for MSQNDTSDDETGLQTPRTFLKKTCYNRNTSVMRSPISSCSSISSSVIFGQISEEVLRAWSQLPEAIRLDPSLAVFQRECDRLTEGKSMDHAKKECLVVNMSLGTQPIARAQSQSNIDEDGQDVQSSQEKQKPFYRYLKLITLCCCWLVFTVRNRHVRSTSRLYYSHIDPLQVILMFKSERIDRLHQLSVSSGAIGNYRVPEYITGKQISVTVDGLLLPSAKGEQRANLSTSYLMIWLELLVNETCDTGELAHANSSNSKFQNISDVWILPIPSENLLSILPEQRHQRVFKIKNVDSQILSCSVMFIKLRTNSASNLTVSVAYDLPSTYTNAGIVYAALILICLYVMIIFEIVHRALAAMLAATMSIAILAILNERPRMDQVISWIDVDTLLLLFSMMVLVAIIAGTGIFDWLAVYAYKITAGKLWPLIMALCLFTTFLSSLLDNVTTVLLMTPVTIRLCEVMQLNPVPILTAMVVYSNIGGAMTPIGDPPNVIIASNRDVRNAEVDFGTFSLHMSIGVILVLIVVSAQFRYLFRNTAVLRFNEPQDVQELRHEIAIWQRAAASLSNYSKDENLVRETLLKKVQRLLSQLKKKLVTGSVTLDKYKTTLGELQEKYPIRDKWLLVKSGFVLIFVITLFFLHSVPRLNLSLGWIALIGVLLLLILADGEDFDGVMARVEWSTLLFFASLFVLMEALSRLGLIDWIGNLTENFILSVNEESRLAVAILLLLWVSALASAFVDNVPLTTMMVRIATNLAQNRELDLPMQPLVWALAFGACMGGNGTLIGATANVVCMGIAEQHGYKFSFMQFSKVGFPIMITSTVTITLYLMIAHVIIGWNGVE; via the exons ATGTCTCAAAACGATACGAGCGATGATGAAACGGGTTTGCAAACGCCTCGAACGTTTCTCAAGAAGACTTGCTACAATCGTAACACTTCAG TTATGCGCAGTCCGATTAGTTCATGTTCGTCCATTTCGAGTTCCGTGATATTCGGACAAATCTCCGAGGAGGTGCTCCGCGCCTGGAGTCAATTACCGGAGGCGATTCGTCTGGATCCCAGTCTGGCGGTTTTTCAGAGAGAATGCGATCGTCTCACAGAGGGCAA ATCTATGGATCACGCGAAGAAAGAGTGCCTGGTGGTAAACATGTCCCTTGGGACACAGCCCATAGCCAG AGCTCAAAGTCAGAGCAATATCGACGAAGACGGGCAGGATGTGCAGTCGTCGCAGGAGAAGCAGAAGCCGTTCTATCGCTACTTAAAGTTAATTACGCTGTGTTGCTGCTGGCTGGTATTCACGGTGAGAAACCGTCACGTGCGATCGACATCGCGGTTGTATTACTCTCACATTGATCCGTTACAGGTGATACTGATGTTTAAGAGCGAGAGAATCGACAGACTGCATCAGCTCTCTGTTTCGAGTGGAGCAATTGGCA ATTACCGAGTGCCCGAGTACATTACGGGCAAACAGATCAGCGTGACTGTGGATGGATTGTTGCTGCCGTCAGCGAAGGGTGAGCAACGTGCTAATTTATCTACGTCCTATTTGATGATATGGCTGGAACTCCTGGTAAACGAGACCTGCGATACCGGTGAGCTCGCCCACGCCAACTCGTCGAATTCGAAG TTTCAGAACATAAGCGACGTATGGATTTTGCCCATACCGTCCGAGAATTTGCTGAGTATCCTGCCCGAACAGAGGCATCAAAGGGTCTTCAAGATAAAGAACGTCGACAGCCA GATACTGTCGTGCAGCGTAATGTTCATCAAGTTACGCACAAATTCAGCGTCCAATCTTACGGTCTCTGTCGCTTACGATCTGCCGTCGACGTACACCAACGCCGGCATAGTGTACGCCGCATTAATTCTAATTTGCCTATACGTCATGATAATATTCGAG ATTGTGCATAGAGCGCTGGCCGCCATGCTAGCAGCCACGATGTCCATCGCGATTCTGGCAATTCTGAACGAg CGACCACGTATGGATCAGGTGATCTCCTGGATAGACGTAGACACGCTGCTGCTACTCTTCTCTATGATGGTACTGGTTGCTATCATCGCTGGTACCGGCATATTCGATTGGCTGGCGGTCTACGcttataaa ATAACCGCCGGCAAACTGTGGCCGTTGATCATGGCTCTGTGTTTATTCACCACGTTCCTGTCGTCGTTACTGGACAACGTGACAACCGTGCTGCTAATGACTCCGGTGACCATCCGGTTGTGCGAGGTGATGCAACTGAACCCGGTCCCGATTCTCACCGCTATGGTAGTCTACTCCAACATCGGAGGCGCCATGACGCCGATCGGTGATCCGCCTAATGTCATCATCGCTTCTAATCGAGACGTTCGAAACGCG GAGGTGGACTTTGGCACGTTTTCGTTGCACATGAGCATCGGAGTGATACTGGTGTTGATCGTGGTCTCCGCGCAATTTCGCTACCTCTTCCGGAACACTGCGGTCCTCAGGTTCAACGAGCCGCAAGACGTACAG GAGTTGAGACACGAGATCGCCATCTGGCAACGGGCGGCAGCGAGTTTGTCCAATTACAGCAAGGACGAAAATCTCGTGAGGGAAACGTTGCTGAAGAAGGTGCAGCGTTTATTGTCGCAGCTGAAGAAGAAGTTAGTGACGGGGAGCGTGACATTGGACAAGTACAAGACTACACTCGGGGAATTGCAGGAGAAG TATCCTATCAGGGATAAATGGTTGCTGGTGAAATCGGGATTCGTGCTGATCTTCGTCATCACGCTCTTCTTCCTGCATAGCGTGCCACGTTTGAATCTGTCCTTGGGTTGGATCGCTCTGATCGGCGTCTTGCTGCTTCTGATACTAGCCGATGGTGAGGATTTCGATGGCGTCATGGCGCGTGTCGAATGGAGCACCTTGTTGTTCTTCGCATCATTGTTCGTCCTTATGGAG GCACTCTCGCGCCTGGGCCTTATCGATTGGATCGGCAATCTAACTGAAAATTTCATTCTGTCGGTTAACGAGGAATCTCGATTAGCAGTCGCCATTCTATTGTTGCTATGGGTATCGGCATTAGCGAGTGCCTTCGTCGACAACGTGCCCCTCACTACCATGATGGTGAGGATCGCGACAAATTTGGCACAGAATCGCGAACTCGATTTGCCGATGCAGCCTCTGGTATGGGCACTGGCGTTCGGTGCTTGCATGGGAG GAAATGGAACTTTGATTGGAGCTACCGCCAATGTTGTTTGCATGGGTATCGCGGAGCAACACGGCTACAAATTCAGCTTCATGCAGTTCTCCAA GGTAGGATTTCCCATCATGATAACGAGCACCGTAACGATAACGCTGTACTTGATGATCGCCCACGTCATCATCGGATGGAACGGAGTGGAGTGA
- the LOC105277591 gene encoding P protein isoform X2, which produces MSQNDTSDDETGLQTPRTFLKKTCYNRNTSVMRSPISSCSSISSSVIFGQISEEVLRAWSQLPEAIRLDPSLAVFQRECDRLTEGKSMDHAKKECLVVNMSLGTQPIARAQSQSNIDEDGQDVQSSQEKQKPFYRYLKLITLCCCWLVFTVILMFKSERIDRLHQLSVSSGAIGNYRVPEYITGKQISVTVDGLLLPSAKGEQRANLSTSYLMIWLELLVNETCDTGELAHANSSNSKFQNISDVWILPIPSENLLSILPEQRHQRVFKIKNVDSQILSCSVMFIKLRTNSASNLTVSVAYDLPSTYTNAGIVYAALILICLYVMIIFEIVHRALAAMLAATMSIAILAILNERPRMDQVISWIDVDTLLLLFSMMVLVAIIAGTGIFDWLAVYAYKITAGKLWPLIMALCLFTTFLSSLLDNVTTVLLMTPVTIRLCEVMQLNPVPILTAMVVYSNIGGAMTPIGDPPNVIIASNRDVRNAEVDFGTFSLHMSIGVILVLIVVSAQFRYLFRNTAVLRFNEPQDVQELRHEIAIWQRAAASLSNYSKDENLVRETLLKKVQRLLSQLKKKLVTGSVTLDKYKTTLGELQEKYPIRDKWLLVKSGFVLIFVITLFFLHSVPRLNLSLGWIALIGVLLLLILADGEDFDGVMARVEWSTLLFFASLFVLMEALSRLGLIDWIGNLTENFILSVNEESRLAVAILLLLWVSALASAFVDNVPLTTMMVRIATNLAQNRELDLPMQPLVWALAFGACMGGNGTLIGATANVVCMGIAEQHGYKFSFMQFSKVGFPIMITSTVTITLYLMIAHVIIGWNGVE; this is translated from the exons ATGTCTCAAAACGATACGAGCGATGATGAAACGGGTTTGCAAACGCCTCGAACGTTTCTCAAGAAGACTTGCTACAATCGTAACACTTCAG TTATGCGCAGTCCGATTAGTTCATGTTCGTCCATTTCGAGTTCCGTGATATTCGGACAAATCTCCGAGGAGGTGCTCCGCGCCTGGAGTCAATTACCGGAGGCGATTCGTCTGGATCCCAGTCTGGCGGTTTTTCAGAGAGAATGCGATCGTCTCACAGAGGGCAA ATCTATGGATCACGCGAAGAAAGAGTGCCTGGTGGTAAACATGTCCCTTGGGACACAGCCCATAGCCAG AGCTCAAAGTCAGAGCAATATCGACGAAGACGGGCAGGATGTGCAGTCGTCGCAGGAGAAGCAGAAGCCGTTCTATCGCTACTTAAAGTTAATTACGCTGTGTTGCTGCTGGCTGGTATTCACG GTGATACTGATGTTTAAGAGCGAGAGAATCGACAGACTGCATCAGCTCTCTGTTTCGAGTGGAGCAATTGGCA ATTACCGAGTGCCCGAGTACATTACGGGCAAACAGATCAGCGTGACTGTGGATGGATTGTTGCTGCCGTCAGCGAAGGGTGAGCAACGTGCTAATTTATCTACGTCCTATTTGATGATATGGCTGGAACTCCTGGTAAACGAGACCTGCGATACCGGTGAGCTCGCCCACGCCAACTCGTCGAATTCGAAG TTTCAGAACATAAGCGACGTATGGATTTTGCCCATACCGTCCGAGAATTTGCTGAGTATCCTGCCCGAACAGAGGCATCAAAGGGTCTTCAAGATAAAGAACGTCGACAGCCA GATACTGTCGTGCAGCGTAATGTTCATCAAGTTACGCACAAATTCAGCGTCCAATCTTACGGTCTCTGTCGCTTACGATCTGCCGTCGACGTACACCAACGCCGGCATAGTGTACGCCGCATTAATTCTAATTTGCCTATACGTCATGATAATATTCGAG ATTGTGCATAGAGCGCTGGCCGCCATGCTAGCAGCCACGATGTCCATCGCGATTCTGGCAATTCTGAACGAg CGACCACGTATGGATCAGGTGATCTCCTGGATAGACGTAGACACGCTGCTGCTACTCTTCTCTATGATGGTACTGGTTGCTATCATCGCTGGTACCGGCATATTCGATTGGCTGGCGGTCTACGcttataaa ATAACCGCCGGCAAACTGTGGCCGTTGATCATGGCTCTGTGTTTATTCACCACGTTCCTGTCGTCGTTACTGGACAACGTGACAACCGTGCTGCTAATGACTCCGGTGACCATCCGGTTGTGCGAGGTGATGCAACTGAACCCGGTCCCGATTCTCACCGCTATGGTAGTCTACTCCAACATCGGAGGCGCCATGACGCCGATCGGTGATCCGCCTAATGTCATCATCGCTTCTAATCGAGACGTTCGAAACGCG GAGGTGGACTTTGGCACGTTTTCGTTGCACATGAGCATCGGAGTGATACTGGTGTTGATCGTGGTCTCCGCGCAATTTCGCTACCTCTTCCGGAACACTGCGGTCCTCAGGTTCAACGAGCCGCAAGACGTACAG GAGTTGAGACACGAGATCGCCATCTGGCAACGGGCGGCAGCGAGTTTGTCCAATTACAGCAAGGACGAAAATCTCGTGAGGGAAACGTTGCTGAAGAAGGTGCAGCGTTTATTGTCGCAGCTGAAGAAGAAGTTAGTGACGGGGAGCGTGACATTGGACAAGTACAAGACTACACTCGGGGAATTGCAGGAGAAG TATCCTATCAGGGATAAATGGTTGCTGGTGAAATCGGGATTCGTGCTGATCTTCGTCATCACGCTCTTCTTCCTGCATAGCGTGCCACGTTTGAATCTGTCCTTGGGTTGGATCGCTCTGATCGGCGTCTTGCTGCTTCTGATACTAGCCGATGGTGAGGATTTCGATGGCGTCATGGCGCGTGTCGAATGGAGCACCTTGTTGTTCTTCGCATCATTGTTCGTCCTTATGGAG GCACTCTCGCGCCTGGGCCTTATCGATTGGATCGGCAATCTAACTGAAAATTTCATTCTGTCGGTTAACGAGGAATCTCGATTAGCAGTCGCCATTCTATTGTTGCTATGGGTATCGGCATTAGCGAGTGCCTTCGTCGACAACGTGCCCCTCACTACCATGATGGTGAGGATCGCGACAAATTTGGCACAGAATCGCGAACTCGATTTGCCGATGCAGCCTCTGGTATGGGCACTGGCGTTCGGTGCTTGCATGGGAG GAAATGGAACTTTGATTGGAGCTACCGCCAATGTTGTTTGCATGGGTATCGCGGAGCAACACGGCTACAAATTCAGCTTCATGCAGTTCTCCAA GGTAGGATTTCCCATCATGATAACGAGCACCGTAACGATAACGCTGTACTTGATGATCGCCCACGTCATCATCGGATGGAACGGAGTGGAGTGA
- the LOC105277575 gene encoding histone-arginine methyltransferase CARMER isoform X3, with amino-acid sequence MAKTFRTVAVSTLSNNGQSTPKYNKPVTLNINYDPQGLSVELVSDVSSREKTTLLEFPVTPSTECSRVSSRSYVFTLDTDSLLITFANETDFRNFHSHIVKLKMGKGVSAFNERTEESSAMQYFQFYGYLSQQQNMMQDYIRTSTYQRAILGNLSDFKDKVVLDVGAGSGILSFFAIQAGAKKVYAVEASNMANHAELLVAANNLSDKIIVIAGKIEEIDLPERVDCIVSEPMGYMLYNERMLETYLHAKKWLVQGGRMFPSRGDLHIAPFSDENLYMEQFNKANFWYQTCFHGVDLSAMRNNAIKEYFRQPIVDTFDIRICMAKSVRHIVDFQTADETDLHKIEIDVDFHILESGTCHGLAFWFDVAFIGSTQQVWLSTAPTEPLTHWYQVRCLLENPLFCKSGQLLSGKVILIANKRQSYDVTIDLKLEGTNMESSSNTLDLKNPYFRYTGAAAQPPPGLNNTSPSESYWTTLDAQGARQAVNMVNGMSVNGLGEVSMDASATVNPNNLLAIGGQPNIHPGSISSTGRGRVGGTATSTQAAQLIGGGITPNMFTSPATNWPD; translated from the exons ATGGCGAAGACGTTTCGCACGGTAGCGGTCTCGACTCTGTCAAACAATGGACAGTCCACGCCGAAGTACAACAAACCGGTCACGCTCAATATCAATTACGACCCGCAGGGCCTCAGCGTCGAACTGGTCTCAG ATGTTAGCAGCAGAGAGAAAACAACTTTGCTGGAATTTCCAGTGACTCCCAGTACTGAATGTTCTCGTGTATCATCTCGAAGTTACGTTTTTACACTTGATACAGATAGTTTACTCATTACATTTGCTAATGAAACAG ATTTTCGCAACTTTCACTCGCACATAGTAAAGCTCAAGATGGGAAAAGGCGTATCCGCATTTAATGAACGAACGGAGGAATCTTCGGCGATGCAGTATTTCCAGTTTTACGGCTATCTGTCGCAACAGCAGAACATGATGCAGGATTACATTAGGACTAGCACGTATCAACGAGCGATTCTCGGCAACCTGTCTGATTTTAAGGATAAGGTTGTGCTGGACGTGGGCGCTGGCTCTGGTATCTTATCGTTCTTTGCCATACAAGCTGGCGCGAAGAAAGTGTACGCGGTGGAAGCAAGCAATATGGCAAACCACGCCGAGCTTCTAGTTGCAGCTAATAATTTATCGGATAAAATAATAGTCATAGCTGGCAAAATAGAGGAGATTGACTTGCCTGAGCGCGTGGACTGTATAGTGAGCGAGCCTATGGGATACATGTTATACAATGAGAGAATGCTCGAGACTTATTTGCACGCGAAGAAGTGGCTAGTTCAAG GCGGAAGAATGTTTCCCTCCAGAGGTGATCTGCACATCGCGCCATTCTCTGACGAAAATCTTTACATGGAGCAGTTCAATAAGGCTAATTTTTGGTATCAGACATGTTTCCACGGGGTAGATCTCTCCGCCATGAGAAACAATGCCATTAAGGAGTACTTCAGGCAGCCGATCGTCGATACTTTTGATATTAGAATATGTATGGCGAAGTCCGTGAGGCACATAGTAGACTTCCAAACAGCTGATGAGActgatttacataaaatag AAATAGATGTCGATTTCCATATACTGGAGAGTGGTACATGCCACGGTCTAGCTTTTTGGTTCGATGTAGCGTTTATCGGATCAACGCAACAAGTTTGGTTGAGTACAGCTCCTACCGAACCTCTCACGCACTGGTATCAAGTACGCTGCCTCCTGGAGAATCCACTGTTTTGCAAGAGTGGACAGCTGCTCTCTGGGAAAGTTATTCTTATAGCAAATAAAAG ACAATCCTACGACGTAACAATAGACCTGAAGCTCGAAGGAACGAACATGGAAAGCAGTAGCAATACCTTGGATTTGAAGAATCCGTACTTCCGGTACACAGGCGCCGCGGCACAACCGCCACCTGGCTTAAACAACACCTCGCCCAGCGAGTCGTACTGGACGACTCTGGACGCGCAGGGTGCACGACAAGCGGTGAACATGGTGAACGGAATGTCGGTTAACGGTCTCGGCGAGGTCTCGATGGATGCAAGCGCGACCGTAAATCCGAATAATTTGCTGGCAATAG GGGGACAACCGAACATTCATCCAGGTTCTATCTCGAGTACGGGACGAGGTCGTGTTGGAGGTACGGCCACTAGCACACAAGCAGCACAACTAATAGGCGGTGGAATAACTCCGAATATGTTCACTTCACCCGCTACT AATTGGCCGGATTAA
- the LOC105277575 gene encoding histone-arginine methyltransferase CARMER isoform X1 gives MAKTFRTVAVSTLSNNGQSTPKYNKPVTLNINYDPQGLSVELVSDVSSREKTTLLEFPVTPSTECSRVSSRSYVFTLDTDSLLITFANETDFRNFHSHIVKLKMGKGVSAFNERTEESSAMQYFQFYGYLSQQQNMMQDYIRTSTYQRAILGNLSDFKDKVVLDVGAGSGILSFFAIQAGAKKVYAVEASNMANHAELLVAANNLSDKIIVIAGKIEEIDLPERVDCIVSEPMGYMLYNERMLETYLHAKKWLVQGGRMFPSRGDLHIAPFSDENLYMEQFNKANFWYQTCFHGVDLSAMRNNAIKEYFRQPIVDTFDIRICMAKSVRHIVDFQTADETDLHKIEIDVDFHILESGTCHGLAFWFDVAFIGSTQQVWLSTAPTEPLTHWYQVRCLLENPLFCKSGQLLSGKVILIANKRQSYDVTIDLKLEGTNMESSSNTLDLKNPYFRYTGAAAQPPPGLNNTSPSESYWTTLDAQGARQAVNMVNGMSVNGLGEVSMDASATVNPNNLLAIGGQPNIHPGSISSTGRGRVGGTATSTQAAQLIGGGITPNMFTSPATLGVTFQQSLVLGNTSHYPVNPSLMIGDYVTPGNGISPQAYRQ, from the exons ATGGCGAAGACGTTTCGCACGGTAGCGGTCTCGACTCTGTCAAACAATGGACAGTCCACGCCGAAGTACAACAAACCGGTCACGCTCAATATCAATTACGACCCGCAGGGCCTCAGCGTCGAACTGGTCTCAG ATGTTAGCAGCAGAGAGAAAACAACTTTGCTGGAATTTCCAGTGACTCCCAGTACTGAATGTTCTCGTGTATCATCTCGAAGTTACGTTTTTACACTTGATACAGATAGTTTACTCATTACATTTGCTAATGAAACAG ATTTTCGCAACTTTCACTCGCACATAGTAAAGCTCAAGATGGGAAAAGGCGTATCCGCATTTAATGAACGAACGGAGGAATCTTCGGCGATGCAGTATTTCCAGTTTTACGGCTATCTGTCGCAACAGCAGAACATGATGCAGGATTACATTAGGACTAGCACGTATCAACGAGCGATTCTCGGCAACCTGTCTGATTTTAAGGATAAGGTTGTGCTGGACGTGGGCGCTGGCTCTGGTATCTTATCGTTCTTTGCCATACAAGCTGGCGCGAAGAAAGTGTACGCGGTGGAAGCAAGCAATATGGCAAACCACGCCGAGCTTCTAGTTGCAGCTAATAATTTATCGGATAAAATAATAGTCATAGCTGGCAAAATAGAGGAGATTGACTTGCCTGAGCGCGTGGACTGTATAGTGAGCGAGCCTATGGGATACATGTTATACAATGAGAGAATGCTCGAGACTTATTTGCACGCGAAGAAGTGGCTAGTTCAAG GCGGAAGAATGTTTCCCTCCAGAGGTGATCTGCACATCGCGCCATTCTCTGACGAAAATCTTTACATGGAGCAGTTCAATAAGGCTAATTTTTGGTATCAGACATGTTTCCACGGGGTAGATCTCTCCGCCATGAGAAACAATGCCATTAAGGAGTACTTCAGGCAGCCGATCGTCGATACTTTTGATATTAGAATATGTATGGCGAAGTCCGTGAGGCACATAGTAGACTTCCAAACAGCTGATGAGActgatttacataaaatag AAATAGATGTCGATTTCCATATACTGGAGAGTGGTACATGCCACGGTCTAGCTTTTTGGTTCGATGTAGCGTTTATCGGATCAACGCAACAAGTTTGGTTGAGTACAGCTCCTACCGAACCTCTCACGCACTGGTATCAAGTACGCTGCCTCCTGGAGAATCCACTGTTTTGCAAGAGTGGACAGCTGCTCTCTGGGAAAGTTATTCTTATAGCAAATAAAAG ACAATCCTACGACGTAACAATAGACCTGAAGCTCGAAGGAACGAACATGGAAAGCAGTAGCAATACCTTGGATTTGAAGAATCCGTACTTCCGGTACACAGGCGCCGCGGCACAACCGCCACCTGGCTTAAACAACACCTCGCCCAGCGAGTCGTACTGGACGACTCTGGACGCGCAGGGTGCACGACAAGCGGTGAACATGGTGAACGGAATGTCGGTTAACGGTCTCGGCGAGGTCTCGATGGATGCAAGCGCGACCGTAAATCCGAATAATTTGCTGGCAATAG GGGGACAACCGAACATTCATCCAGGTTCTATCTCGAGTACGGGACGAGGTCGTGTTGGAGGTACGGCCACTAGCACACAAGCAGCACAACTAATAGGCGGTGGAATAACTCCGAATATGTTCACTTCACCCGCTACT CTTGGTGTTACTTTCCAGCAATCGCTGGTCCTCGGCAACACTTCTCATTATCCAGTGAATCCCAGCCTGATGATCGGTGACTACGTGACTCCTGGGAACGGCATATCGCCGCAGGCGTATCGGCAATGA